The window TAATTTAATCGCTAAATCATTCATTTTCTCTTTTATGGCAAATTCACTTTTCTCATTTTCTACGTCGATAATAAGAGCAATATGGGCTCCCCCAAGTTCAAGTACTTCCCCCTTGGCAACAGTCTGTAACACTTCTTCAGCCACATTACGTATGGAAAAATTAAAAAGTTTCTGATCCTCTTCTTCTGATAACTTGTTAAGTACATCTTCATAGTGGTCAATTTCTAACAGCAATAGCACATTGTTATACTTGGATATACCCATGGATAACTCCTGGATGAGCTGCTCCATTTTTAATTTATTAATGCTGATTCCTCTTAATATCTGCTGCAAATAATCCTGTTTTAATTCCCACATGCCACGATTTGCCCAACGCTTCAACTGCTGACTTTCTTGTTTTTCTCGTTTTTCCTCTTGTATGGCTTGTTTAATCTGAGATAATACCTCTCTAAGCCGTTCTTCTGTTACCAGATTTTTCAATATGTATTCTTCTGCTCCTAACTTCATGGCTTCATGGACATATTGAAAATCATCATGACAACTTAGAACGATAACCTTACACGCAATGGAACGCTCTTGTAACGCCTTTATCAGTTCAACGCCATTCATGATGGGCATACCAATATCCACAATAGCTATATCTGGCTTATGGAACTCTATTTTTTCAAGTGCTTCCTCCCCATCAATGGCTTCAGCAACAATCTCAAACCCTTCCTCTTCCCAATCGATCATTTGTTTTAACAATACCCTCACTGGGAAATCATCATCCACTATTAAAACTTTATACACCTTCAACACCTCCTATTCCAAGCTGTATGTCAGTCGTTTATCATCACTGAGCCCTTCTCATCAGACATTATAATAGGCAACTTAATCATGGCTTTTGTGCCTGATTTTTCATCTAATAAATAAGTTAAACCGTATTCATCTCCAAAATATAGTTTAATTCTTTCGTCCACGTTATTAATGCCAATACCACTAAATTTTCTAGTCTTATCCATTTCACCATTAAAAATTTTCTCAACGGTCTCAACCGTAATACCTCGACCATTGTCCACAACATAGATTACAAGTTTACCATCTTTTTCAAATGCCTGTATCCCAATATGGGCTTCCTTTCCTCGCAGATCAAGGCCATGCTGCAAACTGTTTTCAACTAACGGCTGTAAAATAAGCTTAGGCAATTTGTATTGTTTAACGTTATCCTCCAAGTCATACGTAACTGAGAATGCATCATTATAACGAAATTGTTGAAGTTTTACATAGTGATCCACTTGTTGTATTTCTTCTTCTAAGGTGATGTAGACATGTTTATTGCCAACCGTTCCTTGTAATAGCTCTATAAGAGAGCCTAACATACTGCTTACAGTCTTGGCATTTTGTAGTATAGCGACACACCGAATGGAATTCAACGTGTTGTATAGAAAATGAGGTGTTATCTGAGATTGCAAGGCTTTTAATTCGGCTTCCTTCTTCTGATACTTAGAACGATATACTTCATTAAATAAATGGTTAAGCTTACTCGTCATACTGTTGAAGCCCTTGATTAATACACCTAATTCATCGTTTCGAGCTGAAGGAATCTGTATGTCAAAGTTACCTTGCCCTACTGCTTTCATGTGACTTTCCATCTTGGAAATGGGTCGATAAATATCCATGGTTAACATGTACCACAGTACTCCAACAGCTAGTAATACAATGATACTTAGTCCAAGAGCAACATACTTTATATCTTCAACATCCGATACAATGACTTTTTGGGGAACCATATAGACCATTTTATATTTTGTCAGTCCGCTGACATGATAGACGATTAAATACTTCTCACCTTTAATGTTAATCATATGTGCGTCTTTAGCACTATAGTTTGCAGTCATGCTTTTATCCAAGGTAAATGCACGACCAATCTCGTTCTTAAACTTTGTGGATACAATCATGTTCTTACTATTAAGTAAAAAAATGTTATCGTTGTTATGTCTTTTCAAATCATGTAATAGATTAAAATAAATCTTCCGTTCATCCACATTGGCAATCACAATCCCCACAACCTCTTCTTTATCTGGGTCATAGATTTTTTTCTTAATAGCGAAATGATAGTCCTTATGATGAAATAAGTTATCTTGATATTCAAAGGTTTCTATCCAATTATTTTGGTTAACCTTAGGAATGGTTTTTCCTAAAGCATCTAGATCCTCAATGTATTTGACCTCTCTTCCATCCATAGACGATACCAATTTTCCCTCTTTTGGCAGAAACAAATAGACACTATCCAAAAAAGTGTCTACAACTGCATGTTGGTGCAGCATTTTCTGTAAGGTTGTATGGTCACCTTCTGAGATAGCTTCTCTTAATGTATGGTTAAATGTGAAATTAACCAAATCATAGTAGGTGTTCATAAATAGCTCATCTGCTTTCTCACTATGGCGCTCTAGATTAAGCATCATGGAATTTGCTGTGTTTTGTTCAATGATTGTAACCGACCTTAAATAAAGCATGCCTGTGATGAGAAAGATAGGAATGACACTTAGACATAAACAACCTAACACTAATTTTGTACGTATACTTTTAAATATGTTCACCATAGCCTCCTATATGTTTATCTGTCACATCAATCCTTTATTACGTTGTGTTTTTACATAGGAAACAAACGCAGGTTAATCACTGCGCTTTATATAGCCACCATTTTATTTATCCTGCGTTATTCCCATTATCTTGAACAGGCATATGGTGCTCAACTGGAATACCTGCATGCTCTTGTTCTGCTGCTTCTCGCTGCATCCGTTCTCTTTCTTTTTTCTTACCATAGAACAGGGATCCTATGGCTATAACCATCAGAAAACCTTCTACACCCCTCATCTTTGTTGGATCTAATTCAATACCAGTAATAATCTGATAAAGTCCTGTCCCCATATAAACAAGAGCTACACCGATAACAACTAAACGCCAATGTTTCTCCATAAATTTTTCAAACTTTTTTTGCATGTTTATCCTCTTTTCTTTATCCAACATTTTTGTAATAATGTGCCATAAACAATTCAATTCATTTTCACGGTATATCTATTCTATCATATAACTTTTTATATGAACAGGGTATGTTTATACAGATTATCCAATAATCAGCAATTAAATAGGTTAAATTCTAGCCAAAAATTAATCAAAGCAGCTTATGTGAAAAATTACCTCATAACTTGTACCTCCTTTCATTTACAACATATATGACTGTGATTATTTTAAAAAATACATATTAATTTTTGTATTTTATTGTAAATATTAAATATAAATTCTCTATTTTTTCTTTTATTTTAATATTTAATAATATATTTTTAATTATTTGATTTTTTAACCCTTTGGTGCTATAATCGATTTGTTTCATTATATGGGGAGAGTTATATATTATTTTTAAGTAACAAAAAACATATTATTCATGAATTAATAAGGAGAGAAAGTATATGAAAATAAGAAAGATATGTACAAATACCATGTTTATGGCGCTTATCATGAGTTTAATCCTTGTTGCCATTCCTTCACAAGTGAATGCGGCTTCAGACCATTTAACTAAGCAAATGGTTGATATCAATGCTGATATTGATAGAGAAATAGAAGCACTTGGGCTAAATGTTATTGCTGCGTATGATTATGAAATTCCATTTACCTTAACCGATGAATTAATTGCTGAGAACAAAGATGATTTTGCAGGTATGTCAAAGGGTGATGTTGTTACCGTTAATGTGAGTTGGAGAATTAGCTATACCCAAGCAGATGGTCTTGCTTTTTATACCACAGCTTATGGTTATGGCGCTCTTCTTAAAAAAATGACTGGCAAAAACAAGTATAGAGATCCTGATACCTTCTCAACATATTCATATGACATTAGAACAACTAATATTGTTCCAATGAGTAGAATAAGTAATTATGTAGCTACTTACAAAAAGTTTGCATCTGGTAAAAGAATCTATTGTCAAGTGAATGTGGATATTGATGCAGTAAATGAAATTTCAGGAGGCTATTTTAGTGCTTCTGATACTGTAACAATTCCTTAAATAAAACGAGAAGTCGTTTACTTATATAGAGATAGATACGAAAGCAATTAGATTTTTTTATAACTCTATACTGCCACTACTATTGGCAGTACCCCATATAAAAAACGTGTATAATCCTACACGTTTTTTCTTAATAGTTCTATTATTGTATCCTCACTTGGCATTGCTGGGATAGCACCTTTTTTAGTTGTTGTAAGACCACCTGCCGCATTAGCAAACAGTAGAATAGTATGCCAGTAATCTTTGTCCATGGTTTGTATATCTTCCAAGCTTTTCTGCCTTAGTTTGTAGAGCAATGCGCCTAAGAAGGCATCTCCAGCTCCCGTTGTGTCAATGGATTGAACCTTAAATGCTGGTACGAATGCAGATACTTTTTTATTGGCATAATAAGCACCTTTATCCCCCATAGAAATTAAAACAAGTGAAACACCCATATCTTTAATCTGCTTGACACCCTTCTCCATATCCCCGTGTCCAAAAAGAAATACCATTTCCTCTTGTGAAATTTTTACAATATCAGCTAAAGGCATTATGCCTAGAATTTCTTCTTTTGCAATCTGTGCATCCTTCCAAAGGGCTTGACGATAATTGGGGTCATAACTGATGATTTTTCCATTTTTTTTAGCGTATTCTACTGCCGTAATGGTGGCCCTTTTACAGGGTTCATCGGTTAAAGACACGGAACCAAAATGAAACATGTGACAATGATCAATTAAGGTCTTATTGATTTCTTCTTTCACTAACATCATATCTGCACCTGGTTTCCGATAAAAGCTAAATGAACGTTCCCCTTCCTCACTTAGATGTACAAAAGCTAATGTGGTATGTACACTTTTTGACATTATAAGTCCCTTGGTACTTATCTTGCAATCATCTAGTACATCCCTTAAAAAATGGCCAAAGGCATCATCGCCTACCTTACCAATAAAACCCGTTTTTCCACCAAGTTTTGCATGCATTGCTAATACATTTGCTGGTGCGCCACCTGGATGTTGCTCAAACATAGGTGTTGTGCTTACTTCATTTTTTACAGGCGTAAAATCAATGAGAAGCTCCCCAATCGCAACCACATCATACATCATATTATTCTTCCTCCGTTTTCCTATTACTGTTAGGTCATGCAAATCCTTTATGAGTACCCATTCATATGTTGGTATAATTGTAAACATTTGCTTTACTTATATTTTTATGAAGTATCTCCATCATAATGCCCTAGCTTATATCTGTCAATGCTTTAAAATGGGTATTCACATAACCGAGCCAGTAACAGCTACACTGTACATAAAAACGCTTCTATTTGCTGCAGTGCCGCTCCAAGTGCTGCACCTTTCATACAATAGGAACAAGATTGTAAGAAGGCTGCATCTTCTTGCCTGTTGTTCATGACTATTTTATCTTTTAACATGGACATATAAGGTTGCATATAACTGCCCACATAGCCACCTATAATGATGGAACAATCAAATATCATACGCAAATTATTAATTTCAATGGCTAAATGCATCAGATATCGCTCCCATATGACCCTTAATGTGTCGTTTCCGTTTTCCATTTCTTCAAAAAATCGATCTAAATGTCCATGGGTATGTTTGGATAACGTTTTTGCAGAACAATAAACATCAACACATCCTTTTTTCCCACAATAACATTTCTCACCTTCTGGTATGAGTGTCATATGACCCAATTCACCTGCTCTAAAATGATCTCCTTGATATAATTTTTTCACAAAAGGAGGATGATTTAAAATGGACTGTCTTTTTACAAGAATGGCTCCACCCACATTGTTATCCAGTGATAGATAAACTGCATTCATACACGTATCATCATGATACATCTCTGCGAAACCTGCTGCATTAGCATGATTGATTAAAACACATGGGTATGGGATGAACTCAGAAAACCTATTACTTTCAATGTTAGCAGAATGGTGTGAGTGAGACAATATAACCTTATGGTTATTCATATCTACAATACCAGGAACTGAAATACCAACCCCAAGAAATGCCTTATCTGAGTCTACTTCACTGCTTTTGAATGCCAGTACCACCTCTGCAATTTCTCTATAGTACTCTGGACTATTACAGAATGGTTTATACACCTGATGATGTTTCAATACATAACCTGATAAATCTGTCAACACAAGATTAATGTGTTCTTCAGTAATGTCCATACCCAAAGCATAGTATGCATGCCTAATAGGTGCAATAGCTGTTGCTTTTCTTCCTCCTGTTGATTGAAACTCACCAACCTCGGTTACCAGCCCTTGTTTAATCAGTGCATTAATATTTTGCAAAACAGTTGGAAGACTGATACCTAATTCTAATGATATATCCGGCTTTGATACGGGAGCATATGTATTGACGTATCTAAATATACGATTACGATTGATTTTTTTTACATCTATTTGCCTAACTCTTTTACTCACCATGTCACCTCCCTTATAAAAAAAGATGCTATTTCAATATCATTGAAACAGCATCTTCATCCATCTACTTATTGCACACGTTGCGGTATATGGACATCTCTTTTCCCTTTTGCTTTTCATAAGGTACCAGTTGGAAACTATAGTTGATGACCTGAGGTAATAAACGATACTTATCCAGTGTTTCTGGTCCACAACTGTTATTACCAACACCTGACTGCCCATAATCAATATGAATGATTGTTTCAGGACGTGGCTGCAAATCATAGGTATGGTTTGCTTCATATAGATCCTGTACGGTATAATGGTGTACACTCATGTTATAGGTTGGCTCACCACAAATTAGCAGACCCACACCCTGGCCATTCACAACTGACGTCCATCTTGTATCCATCTTATTACCGTTTTCTTGTGGGTAAATATAGGGTTCATATAATTCATCTACTGTTCCCACATACACATCCACAAGAGCACTTTCTTTTTTATCCACATAACTCTCATGAGGTCCTCTACCATACCATGATACTTCTTCAAAGCCGTCTGGCATTTGTAAAGTCATACCCACACGAGGGATATACGCTAGTTCTATTAATGGTTCAGTGGTTACATCCACCTTAACATGACCATTACTTTTGATGGTATAGCAGACACTGCTCTTGAAGACATGTTTTTCACTCATCATAGCATGCTTACTTACCACATGAATGGTTATGCTGTCTTCTCCTTGTTCCACCTGAATGTCTTGGATATATTTATGCATATCGTGAAGTCCAATATGACGCCATTTGCTTTCATCACTATCTGTGCGTCCCGGCCAGCCTCTTTGGTCATTATCTGTACATGCACGCCAATAGTTCTCTGTTAAACCTTCTTCAATTAATGGCACTTCATTATAAGCATAGGATGTAATCGTGCCTTTGGTTTTGTCAAAAATCAAGCTAAAATCAACACCTTCAACAACAACATACGCTTCTAAATCCTTCACTTCTACAAAGCTCTGTTCTAACATCCCAACAGGTGCTTCTTCTTTTACCTCCGTGACAATCTCAAATTGCTGACGCTTGATTTCATGTCCTTGAACAGCCCAAGAATAAGCTTTGTTCAAGACCACATAGACATTTAACCAAAATTCTTGCTTCTCTTCTTGCTCCTTAGCCACTTTTATTGGTAATGTTACCATTTCATCTTCCTGTGGTGGTGTCATTAAATCACCTATGCTACCCGATGCAATCAGCGTATCATAACTTTTGAGCTCCCAGTGAATGGTCACATGGCTAAGATCAAGGAAATCATGACGGTTAAGGATACGTATTTGTCCCTCATATAGATTCTCTTCAAATACTTCAACTGGCGCTATGACGTGCTTATATTCAATCAACCCTGTATGAGGCTCTCTATCAGGGGTTACCATACCATCAATACAGAACTTGGAATCATTTACCGTCTCTCCAAAATCGCCCCCATAAGCAAACCACTCTTCGCCATCTTCTGTCCACTGACGGATACCATGGTCCGCCCATTCCCATACACAACCACCTATAAACCTGGGATAGGTATAGATTGCATCAAAATATTCTCTAATGTTACCCATACTATTACCCATCGAATGTAAGAATTCACATTGGAAGTAAGGACGATTATCATCTGCCTTGGCTTGTTCTATGGAACGTTCAACGCTCTCGTACATGACACTTACCACATCAACACATGGTGACTCTACCGCTGATTCATAATGAACTGGTCTTGTGGGTTCATGCTCTCTAATCCATGCAGACATGGCATCATGATTGGGCCCATAAGCAGATTCGTTACCTAATGACCACATAATAATGGATGGGTGATTACGGTCACGGTTAACCATCTTTTCTGCACGGTCAACAAATGCTGCTGTCCATTCTGGATCACTGTTGATTAAGGTGGCTTGCGCTCTGCCGTTTTTGCCTAGACTTTGATCCCGAACAATACCATGCATCTCAAGATCAGCCTCATCAATGACGTACATACCATACGCATCACATAGGTCATACCAATAGGTATCATTAGGGTAATGGGATGTTCTTACTGTATTAATATTATGCTGTTTCATCAATAATATATCTTCTAGCATATCCTCACGGGTTACGGCATAACCTCTGTCAGGATGGGTATCATGACGGTTAACGCCTTTTAACTTAATGGATACACCATTTACAAAAAATTGCTTATCTTTTACTTCTATTTTTCTGAATCCTGCTTGAACACATTTAACATTGATGATGTTTTTATCTTGGTCCAAGAGTGTTAACACAACTTTATATAGATAGGGTGTCTCTGCTGTCCACTTCATGACTGTTTTAACGGTGTGTTGGAAGCTCACTTTTTCTTTAACCCTTTGTTCCTCT is drawn from Vallitalea pronyensis and contains these coding sequences:
- a CDS encoding cache domain-containing sensor histidine kinase; amino-acid sequence: MVNIFKSIRTKLVLGCLCLSVIPIFLITGMLYLRSVTIIEQNTANSMMLNLERHSEKADELFMNTYYDLVNFTFNHTLREAISEGDHTTLQKMLHQHAVVDTFLDSVYLFLPKEGKLVSSMDGREVKYIEDLDALGKTIPKVNQNNWIETFEYQDNLFHHKDYHFAIKKKIYDPDKEEVVGIVIANVDERKIYFNLLHDLKRHNNDNIFLLNSKNMIVSTKFKNEIGRAFTLDKSMTANYSAKDAHMINIKGEKYLIVYHVSGLTKYKMVYMVPQKVIVSDVEDIKYVALGLSIIVLLAVGVLWYMLTMDIYRPISKMESHMKAVGQGNFDIQIPSARNDELGVLIKGFNSMTSKLNHLFNEVYRSKYQKKEAELKALQSQITPHFLYNTLNSIRCVAILQNAKTVSSMLGSLIELLQGTVGNKHVYITLEEEIQQVDHYVKLQQFRYNDAFSVTYDLEDNVKQYKLPKLILQPLVENSLQHGLDLRGKEAHIGIQAFEKDGKLVIYVVDNGRGITVETVEKIFNGEMDKTRKFSGIGINNVDERIKLYFGDEYGLTYLLDEKSGTKAMIKLPIIMSDEKGSVMIND
- a CDS encoding carbohydrate kinase family protein — translated: MMYDVVAIGELLIDFTPVKNEVSTTPMFEQHPGGAPANVLAMHAKLGGKTGFIGKVGDDAFGHFLRDVLDDCKISTKGLIMSKSVHTTLAFVHLSEEGERSFSFYRKPGADMMLVKEEINKTLIDHCHMFHFGSVSLTDEPCKRATITAVEYAKKNGKIISYDPNYRQALWKDAQIAKEEILGIMPLADIVKISQEEMVFLFGHGDMEKGVKQIKDMGVSLVLISMGDKGAYYANKKVSAFVPAFKVQSIDTTGAGDAFLGALLYKLRQKSLEDIQTMDKDYWHTILLFANAAGGLTTTKKGAIPAMPSEDTIIELLRKNV
- a CDS encoding ROK family transcriptional regulator, which produces MVSKRVRQIDVKKINRNRIFRYVNTYAPVSKPDISLELGISLPTVLQNINALIKQGLVTEVGEFQSTGGRKATAIAPIRHAYYALGMDITEEHINLVLTDLSGYVLKHHQVYKPFCNSPEYYREIAEVVLAFKSSEVDSDKAFLGVGISVPGIVDMNNHKVILSHSHHSANIESNRFSEFIPYPCVLINHANAAGFAEMYHDDTCMNAVYLSLDNNVGGAILVKRQSILNHPPFVKKLYQGDHFRAGELGHMTLIPEGEKCYCGKKGCVDVYCSAKTLSKHTHGHLDRFFEEMENGNDTLRVIWERYLMHLAIEINNLRMIFDCSIIIGGYVGSYMQPYMSMLKDKIVMNNRQEDAAFLQSCSYCMKGAALGAALQQIEAFLCTV
- a CDS encoding glycoside hydrolase family 2 TIM barrel-domain containing protein produces the protein MSCKMYWKDLSIIGKNTLPATATALPYGDKKSAMADDRTQSPYYLSLNGHWQFEFYDHPLLVPTDYYKMDYCDGEWDTIPVPSCWQMLGYGELAYRNVKYSFPVNPPQIPHENDIGCYRKVFNLPQQWLDDQVILHFGGVSSSFTVYVNGREVGYSEGSHMPSEFNITDYIVEGKNLIAVEVYKWCVATYLEDQDFWRMNGIFREVYIKSEKEMAIKNIHVLADLDHTYTDGQLSVDVFMDQPSKGGFVQLEVLDEHKQRVYIEEQRVKEKVSFQHTVKTVMKWTAETPYLYKVVLTLLDQDKNIINVKCVQAGFRKIEVKDKQFFVNGVSIKLKGVNRHDTHPDRGYAVTREDMLEDILLMKQHNINTVRTSHYPNDTYWYDLCDAYGMYVIDEADLEMHGIVRDQSLGKNGRAQATLINSDPEWTAAFVDRAEKMVNRDRNHPSIIMWSLGNESAYGPNHDAMSAWIREHEPTRPVHYESAVESPCVDVVSVMYESVERSIEQAKADDNRPYFQCEFLHSMGNSMGNIREYFDAIYTYPRFIGGCVWEWADHGIRQWTEDGEEWFAYGGDFGETVNDSKFCIDGMVTPDREPHTGLIEYKHVIAPVEVFEENLYEGQIRILNRHDFLDLSHVTIHWELKSYDTLIASGSIGDLMTPPQEDEMVTLPIKVAKEQEEKQEFWLNVYVVLNKAYSWAVQGHEIKRQQFEIVTEVKEEAPVGMLEQSFVEVKDLEAYVVVEGVDFSLIFDKTKGTITSYAYNEVPLIEEGLTENYWRACTDNDQRGWPGRTDSDESKWRHIGLHDMHKYIQDIQVEQGEDSITIHVVSKHAMMSEKHVFKSSVCYTIKSNGHVKVDVTTEPLIELAYIPRVGMTLQMPDGFEEVSWYGRGPHESYVDKKESALVDVYVGTVDELYEPYIYPQENGNKMDTRWTSVVNGQGVGLLICGEPTYNMSVHHYTVQDLYEANHTYDLQPRPETIIHIDYGQSGVGNNSCGPETLDKYRLLPQVINYSFQLVPYEKQKGKEMSIYRNVCNK